Below is a window of Camelina sativa cultivar DH55 chromosome 11, Cs, whole genome shotgun sequence DNA.
tataagttatttaaaaaaaaaaaaaaattatatgtgatCTCTCTTGTCGTTACATTGTCCAGTGTCAAATCACTGTCTTCAAAGTACAACTGACCAAACTTTGTCTCTCTTGACATAGACATTAAACTTTTTACATAAGAAGAGACTctcatatattattagttaCACTAGTTTTTTAGTCACAGGGGAAAACAATGACACATTGTCTTACAAGGTTGCAGAATCATTTCAAGATTTTGAGACACCAGTTCCAAAGGTTCCACTTTCCAGCTTTAAcctgacaacaacaacaaaaagagagagagaggagattaCCACTTTTTATCAGAGCTAAACATTGTTTAGTCTTAAACAGGTTTTTACAGCTAGCCATCTCTACAAGTCTCCCAAACAGATCCATACTCCTAATTAATCCTATCCGAAGGGTTCATAAGAAAGATAAGACGATAAACTGAAACACACACAACATATCTATCTAtgtctccatttttttttatcaacaaacaTTCCATTAAATTAAGTTACAACATTTTTGGTACTCCACTCTAAGAGGAGCATAATACAACCAACTAACTTATACAGGAGGAAAGAAAGCCACAGTGTGTTGCTTACACAAATACACAACACCAGGATCAAGTTAAAGCAAAAGAGATAACAAGTTTGAAGGCAACTAGGGTACAAATAGCAGAAGCTACGATAAATACTAAGACTACGATAAAGAGATATTAAAACCAAATAGATAGTGAGATCCACTAAGGAGATAGGCCACATGAAGTGACAGGAAGCTGACCAAGACCGAATCATTGGCCGCAAAATGACAATTTGCCACACTGGAATACAGAGATTCCGAcgggtttttaaaaacctaactcGCACTAAAGATAATGAATCTTCAGCTCCCTGAAAAGGAAGACAGCATGTAGGTTGGGAACGAATTCCCAAAAGTCGAGTGCCGGAAAAAAGATCCAAGTAAAAACTACCTTGCCACACCAAATAGAAATATCTGAACCAAGTGGATAACATAAAGCGCGGATCAAGACGAAATTGTGTGGTCAAGGGAATGGAACTGGAAGAAAAACATGAGAGCCAACAACACCTACTAGAGCTTGCAAAAGATCTCTCCGTATAGGAGGAATTTATTGTGAAATGTCTCTCATAGAATGAGGAAAATGAGCTATTTCCATTAGAACAAATAATAACCTCCGAAAACGAGGAAATTCTTTCACACATTGATAAACATTGTAGGGCCAAAGCaatgaaaactaaaacaaatccACTCATTACTTCGCCAGAGAAAGATTCTTGATTAGAGATACATGGGCTGGATTGGGAGCATTTGATATTTATTGGGCCTAGGTCCATTAAGTGAAAAATGAGAGATTTGTCATGTGTTAGCCCACTTGGATTGACAACTCTATTTAGACGCAAAAATAAAGTGAACGAACTTCTTCTTCGTTGCAGCTCCACACTAGATCTGAGCAAGATGAGGTGGCGGTGCTGCTTGGAGGTGTAACTATCATCGACTAAGGAGGTCGAGAGGCAAACCAAAATAGTTTCTTCGGAGGGATTACCCGAGATAGATGGAGAATTGGCTGAGCTAGAGAATAGTCTCGACAACGGCAAACTGCTTAGTCGGAAGGAGGAGTCCGTCATCACAAGCGGAGACCGCGGAGCTCTGAGATAACAACAGCTCACCAAACTAGTTAAATCTGCTTCAGCTTTGGTAGCGAGCGGAAGAAGGGTAATAACGGATAAGAAAAGCATAGAGAGCACATGAAGCTGCATCCTCCATAAATCTTTGAGTATACAATCATCTCCAACCACTATGTGTAATAATCTAGAAGACGTTGAGAGGTCGGGAAAAGAACTTTGGtaataaaccaagaaaaaggcATGTTCACGCCGAAGAAACTCAAGAACAGAATCACCCGTCCCGAAAGCAAGTCCATGAATGCGCTGAGTGAGAAAGCAGCTTGCAGCTAAAATAGGGTTACACCTCGTGAAACCTTGCTAGGTATGATGCATCCAACTGAGACAAAACGAATGGTGGTCCTGGAGAGTATGATGGAGTGGGGAGTGGTCGTAAGTTTTAGAGCTAAACGGATAATAGTGGTTGAAGGAGAAAGGGTTCTTCGGTTTGCAACCGAGACAAGATCTACCACTGAAGAGGGTGAAGGGAAGACATAAGCCTTGCCGGAGACACAACCAGATAAGGATAGCTCGAACGCAGGAACTCCGGTAACAACCTCTACCAATTCCGACAACTCATTGTAGTCGAAAGACCATAAACCAATCTGAGAACATGAGTAGAGAACcccaagaagaacaagaaaagaagatggGTATGGTAGGTCCGGTGACGCCAGTGGCTCCGGTGGATCCGACGAGCTTCGCGAGAAGTGTGTCCCATGATGGATGGAGAGAACACACAGAAGATTTGGCGGTTTGCTCGCCGATCTCGCCAACACCGGGGAAGGGTGGCAGAATTCCAGAAGATCTCGCCGGCAACCAGAAAAGCCGGCGGAAGTGAGCCAACAATCGTCGAGTAACCGGACTCGAGAAAGTAAGAACAAGCGCTGGTCAGGACGGAGAGCCAGAGACTTGTCATCGGAAGAGGCTCATATTGTTGATGAGCGGCTACCTCGAATTCCGTGTCTGGGAGAGTTCAACTAGGgcgaacaaaaaaaagtgtcgACAAGACTCCTATCTATGTCTCCATTTAATGCTTTGTTTCTTAAAAAGCATAGACACGTACATAAGATATACCATAGATATGGTTTCATGTAACTTATTATGTTTCGATTTCCGACACCCCGCTTTTTACACAATTTATGTTAATGGAAACTCTTGTGACCGAATGGCTCTTGCCACATAGTTGTTTACAAGTTACAAGCCTTGTCACATGATGCATGAGTGAGTAACATATTCTACTTTTCATATGCAATGAGTTACTCAAAGTGCCTAGCAACATCGCACGAGTGATAGACCCGTACTTAAAAACATCATCACGAACAGAGAGAGCTACAATCACCAGAACACAAACAAGTTTTCTCTCCAATGCCTGAGCCATAATAATGTATTAATTGCATTAATTTGACGCTATAAGAGTGTTCCATATGTTTCTTCAATGCTTGGAACCATAATGTAATGAATTGTGTAATTGATGCAAACAAAGAGTAAATGATTAAATTGCTAAGTGTAGTGATTAAGTTACAAAATGATATGATCTGGAGGTTGAGTAAGTAGAGGTGTTTTACATAATAAGCTAGTTATTTTTGTCTCCATTTTAAGAGATTGCTTAACAGTCTTTGAACTGATTCATCACTCCTTGTTTTCcattggtttctatttttgggtaAACAAACTATTTTTACAAGTTTCAGATCGGAAGTAAAATCACACAACTAGGTTCTGCTGTAATGTCCAACGACTTTATTGTTAGTGCAAATCCTATCTTACACACAAGAATCATGAGCAAACTGTTTGGATAAAATTCAGACAGAACAAAAACATGAACAATCCTGCTAGAGGCAAGAATCAACTATATTGAAGACAGATTAAGTCAGCGATACAGTGAAAGTTCTTAgatcaacaacacacaacaaaatggaaaaaaacaaaacaatcaatcaagtgtTAATCAATTTTAGTTTGTTCTTGAAATTTATCGTTCAGAATCCATTTATCAGATTCATGACGAGTGATGGATAAAGAGATACCTAGAGTACGGAGCGATTAACCCGAGAAACGATGAAAGGGACGAGCTCAGTGGAAGAAATTTCCGATGAGAAACGGCTCGTGTCAGAACCACTCTGGAACCGGTGAGTGTGACCAATGATGAGTGACGATGGGGTTGAGGGGTCAAAATACCAAAACGCAGAGTATCGTCTGAACGTAATATAAATCGTGCAAATTCCAATGGGTCCGAGAGGCGGTTAGAGCATAATTGGGCCTAACATCGGCCCAAACTAAGTGTAcctctttctgtttttttggctCTTTTTGAAAAagcaactttgttttttttatctttgacGTGAAAGCTGCTTTATGATAGGCTGATAAAGGATATTTTTTCATAAAGGAttgtaaaaggaaaaaaaatatataagcgGACAAAGTTGAAAGATAAACTAAGCGACACTTATACATCACGTCATAAATTAGAAACAACAACTACATACATACATTCATTCATgattacttatttatttttgagcTGGTGAGATCGgagttacaacaacaacaacaacacaaactttTTGATTGGGTATGGGGAAACGAGAAAGACAGTAAGGAAGAGGCAGGGCTCGTAGATCTAAACCAACCATGAgccaaccttttctttcttctttccctcATCAAAATTTGACATTCCTTACTACAATTACTCGAGATTATACTATTACtactatttataaaaaaagtaagTAGACtcgttcataaaaaaaaaagtgctttaagaataaaataacaCTATCAACGCGTGTTAAGAAAAGTTACACTTTAGAACCCCTCTTTTTTAGCCATTGACAAATTTTACTATTCCAACTATGTCATTGCTTTATTCTAAggtaagaaaaaggaaatctgaatgtacatttttttttttttttgaactaatcTGAATGTACATATAACTTAAGATAATTACGAACATATCACATTCTTCATTAATTGCATTGCAACTCCACTAAACCATTTTATGAGCTCTAATTTAAGTACTTTTGAATTTCTACCATGAGTGGATCTAAAGGATTCGATTATTCGAGTCTTATTTAACTATGAATCTGACGAAAAGGAATATCATTGGTGGAACTAAATGGAGATCAGAAGTGTTAAAAGAATAGAAAGAGTAGAGACCCAACGACATGACTATATATGAAAAccatcacacaaaaaaaattgttcttcctTACTGTCCTGTtgatatatctttttgttatcaatCATATTAATCATCGTGTTATTTAGGGGTAggcaaaaaaaccgaaatccaaaaaaccaaaccgaaacaaaccgaaataaatggtttggtttggttatgattaaatctaaaaatccgtttggtttttattttaattaaccatttggtttaggtttggtctAGTTAAAAATCGTAAAACCgaatagtttttttggttttttataaaaatttagaacaaTTAACTATATTTAGTTTCTCcaacttataaatttttatattgcataacaatatcattaatttttttctttattgggttTCTAGTTAttgatcttcaagtttttttttttggttttctttttcaatagcctttactttttaaaagtttaaatttcaattaattatttgggtttacaaaactaGATTTGGGtatcaactatctattttttaaagtatggaataaccgttaaaaaccgtgaccaaaccgaaaccaaaccaaaccattatACGTATgatttttatatggttttatttttgattaaaccGAAAAACTGaaccgtaaccaaaccgaattacatATAGTTTCTATatggttcaatttttataaaaccaaaaaaccataaaccgaaaaaccgaatcGAACCCAAACCGAAAAACCAAACGCCCACcctgattgttgttgttgttgttgttacttgttagccATTAAATTAATAAGGGGGGCAAAGTAGAGAGAAAGGCACATGAGAGAGTTGtggtgttgttttgttgtaattCTCCAAAGTACGCCAGAAAGCTTTTTTCTCCCATCCCATGTGCTTACTCTCCCCAGTCCCCACTTTTCTAGAAATTAATTTCCATTTCATCCATTTTTTATAGTcggcttttaattttttttaataacatttttataaaaaagttctATATCACACTTTTTATGCCGGTTTTGACTGGGTTCACACTTCAAAGTTACAATAATAAGCCAATAATACTCCCAATTCATCGGACTACAATAATACAGTGgacatttttgtttaactatttatttttataacaatataaattcgaaacaaattaaaaccataCCTGATCGAATTTTTAGTTAACGTCAAACCATGATGGCTGATAGTTAAAGACAAAAGTAAAAGTCCTTAacacaataataaaaaagtttacaGAATATTGCGTCATTATCAGCTCGACACCCAACTTGTGAGTCTCCAATCTCAATGATTATGTGGTCATTATCGgtatttttcatataaaaatactaTGAAAACTCCCTCTCACAAATGTTGAGTGGCTCAAAGATTTGATCACTAGCTAATCAGTGGTGTAGTCCTACTACTATAATGTTTCAAGCCGGATCCTTCATCACGTGCAAAAATtccttcaaaaacaaattagctGGCTAACCATCAATTATATACAATTTGTCCGTATCCACGTGTCGGATATTTCAAACTTAATCATGTgtgtaatttgtatttaataataTAGGATGACTGACGtaaattataaataacgtaTATGCATAACTCGTTTCAAAGTTGTGTTTG
It encodes the following:
- the LOC104726890 gene encoding uncharacterized protein LOC104726890, with the translated sequence MQLHVLSMLFLSVITLLPLATKAEADLTSLVSCCYLRAPRSPLVMTDSSFRLSSLPLSRLFSSSANSPSISGNPSEETILVCLSTSLVDDSYTSKQHRHLILLRSSVELQRRRSSFTLFLRLNRVVNPSGLTHDKSLIFHLMDLGPINIKCSQSSPCISNQESFSGEVMSGFVLVFIALALQCLSMCERISSFSEVIICSNGNSSFSSFYERHFTINSSYTERSFASSSRCCWLSCFSSSSIPLTTQFRLDPRFMLSTWFRYFYLVWQGSFYLDLFSGTRLLGIRSQPTCCLPFQGAEDSLSLVRVRFLKTRRNLCIPVWQIVILRPMIRSWSASCHFMWPISLVDLTIYLVLISLYRSLSIYRSFCYLYPSCLQTCYLFCFNLILVLCICVSNTLWLSFLLYKLVGCIMLLLEWSTKNVVT